The Cryptomeria japonica chromosome 9, Sugi_1.0, whole genome shotgun sequence DNA segment cacaatgttttgctgtttggtcttgaatgttttaaatgtttaaaataagtcaagcacaattcttatggctggccaagacaatagttgttgatcccacatggggttttacccccgaggctacgctattcagagcggatacttagatgcttgacttcactagctccacccttggcactcacttcttgggtcagccaagcatctgtccccatgaaaactccccgtggcaaactttgtatctctactaagaaccgtatgtgtgtgggccgctaccagaggtccgacctcctgccccaacaactagaaggatttgggcttctaaaacaaaaaggtgctagtaagggtatccgctcgtgtggccatacatgcggcactttcagctctgtaaatacagaaggctcccagatggtaggggttacaccctataactgatcaaataaatttgatcaaatgggtttatggggagacatagtgtcggtatgaactaatcagcacacgttattcatagttttcaccatgaatacagttatttatagtggttcggaagaggtgggttttcctcgctaccacttgggtcgttctcttctcactagtagtcctaatgaccacacgggaagacaagccctctaaagattaaacaaaaagagcctattgctcaagacacaaaagacaatgaatcaattttagtgcaccaattgaagtgtttgctagtctatgaaaacaaggcacacaataaaaatccaaaaaacctttgCCAAGGACTTGCACCAAATAGTTGTTAgtgtttggattgtttcaaataatcaccccttcctgcaagcacacaagttaggtaaattttaaatacaaaagactttgtgaaaataggggacttcaacaaaacgattttgctttcaagacaagttgcaccaattttgttagctagatctgaaaatgttagctcaaaataaaccagatctgaaaccttaaatgcaaaacccaaaaccaaatcaataaacccaaaaaaaattaaaactggtgcacacagatgcggttaccttcaacacagatgcgacttcctgacgcagacgcggttctgtgagacacagacgcggctccagaacCCAGACATGACTTCTGGACACAGCCGCATCTAAAAACAGCGCAAACGCGACTAAGGAACACAAACGCGGTTTccagaatctacaaaataaaatattatcgaTAACATAGACACGATGCCAAATGTCGCAGACGCACCAAAAAATcgaaaacgcgatccgaaagtatgcagacgcgaaagtatgaaaatgttgttgaaaatgtcagatctgcaacttcaaaacacaaaatctgcaacaaggatgttaaatgtaaaaagggacaagagtcccaccgatgTATATGGTgtaaatggataacaataataacgatattgaaaggctaaatgaattcaaccacaaaaaccctagcctaacaacaacaaagatccaccataacatatgaagattacctaagacaatgcaaatcaaacgaaatcacaaagattataccatcacatgtccaatagggtttggatctccattcttcctatctccattgatcttgcttgatataattgctctcagattttatgtgcacaagagctcaacaaagaacggaatgtggttgcaagtaggatcgcatatgctcaaaagcacaatgtagtcaaatgcataaattgattagggtttgataatgaaggaagcatctccttatatagaagacactatatgaaatggagggataagattgagaggtgtaaaaggaggtcggctatgattagagggtaggtagaggaaataataaaataatgaaaggggtaggtagtgtatgaattaagagatgaatgacatgtgtcatgggtagaaaaggttaatgaattaattaaataaataaagatttatttaattaatagaggaagtgggataattaaataaataaaatatttatttaatttaggaaaaggataatttaaaaaaataaatgtatttatttaaatgagaaataaggctagaagaggataaatgaatgaattaaataaataaagatttatttaattaatagaagaattaagcttagataattaaataaatatttaattagactggacaattttaggtgtctacagttatcaTATGATTAGTCATCAAATACCAATAATCAAAAGATAACATATCTCTCTGGGGAGTTATGCTCAAGGTGCTAGCATGTCATTTGATCAAGGATATGAGAACAAAaagagatctctctctctctctctctatctatatctatctcttcccctctccctatctctccctcccttacTCTCTTTTGTTATCCCTATTTATCTCCCCatcactctctttctctctctatctttctttgtatctctctctctctctctctctctctctctctctctctctctctctctctctctctctcccccacacACACATATTCCTTACTCCAcctccttatctctatctctatatctctctcactcatagACACACACACTCCTTATTTCTTCCCCTCTATATcaccctttatatatatatatcttctccctctctccctctccctctctacataACGAGTTATCGCTCccccctcttcttctctctcttcctctccacctatctctctccctctcccccctcttctTCTCTCACTTTCTTTCTACCTATCTATATCCCTCTACCTCTTTCTATTTCTAtccctctttctccctccctctatctTCCTCTATCTCTAGATATTTTTCCCTCTATCTATTCATCCACATTTCTCCCTCTCTCCTCACCTCTTCCTTTTTCCTAGACCTTTACATCTATatctctttttctctttgtctctatctctttgtctctccatctccctctatccctatatctctccatctctctacctctctctatatatcacgtcctatctctatatttatatttctttctccatctatatttatctcttccatctctatctatcacaaagtcccctctctctctctctctctctctctctctctctctctctctctctctctctctctctctctctctctctcttcatattCCCTCCTCATTCTCCCCATTTCCTGCCCCCCCCCCCTACTCTATCCCCATCTCCATCCACATATATATACCTTCATCTCTATCAATATCTCATATCTCTATGTTCTTACCCCTCTgtctccatctctctctcactctcccccatctatctctccctctttctatccctatctctcctctctccctctctctctattacacacataacatgagcctattggtaatggaaCCTAATTATCCTCCTAATTTAGAGGTTTTATTTTAGTTCTAATTATTCCACACCTCTTTGATGTACCCATTGCACTCCTAAGTGTGATTTCTAGTTAATAACTCTTTTCTATTGTGAACAATGTATTTCTATATGAAAAACATAAAAATGTGATGTATAATTTACATAAAAGAAAGGTGGAATGAAATCAAACTCCCAAAAGTCAATGTGGAGTCTACAAACAAATAAACATACCACTAATTAGCAAGAGTTATATTAGTAATATGATGAAAAGTATCATTATCAAGAGGTTTTCCCTAGGATTGGGAGATCCAAattttgatggtatcatctttgtctCTTTCTTCTTTTGAGATCAATAAGGGTTGTGTAAACAAGTAAAATAGTAAGGTATAGTTAAGGAAACTTCCCATTTTCATATTAACTATGGAGGCAACAATCATGTTGAAAGGTAAAAGGCTATCCACATATTGGGCGAAACTAACCATGATGTCCACATTGAGGGGATCCAAGTATAATCCATGAAAACCATGtctaaaataaatattattgtcaTGACCATGACAACACTTGCACAAAGAAGAAACACCTTGCTAGAGGGAGAAGGTGACACATGAGCCATAGCACAAGAGGCATTGGCCCAATTCTTGATAAGTTTTTACAAGTGAGAAATCTTATTGGCCTACACATATCTATAACAAAACATTAAAGCATGTGATGACATTAGTAAACAAACAGAAATGAACATCCATTACAAACCTAAAAAATAAAGTAGTACTTCTATTTGTCCATATATTGAATATAATTTCCACTCTTATAACATATAAATTTAGGTAAATCTCATTGGAATCTTAGACCAATCAGCGAAAAGTATATAATAAGGAAAAAGCTCTAATTAGAAAGATTTGAAGAAATCATATATTTGATTCCATGCAAATTGGGCTCATGGAAAAAACTAGAAGAGATGTTTTAGAGTTTCTAAATGTCCATAAAAAGGATAGAGGGGGTTGGAATCACCCAAATCAATAAAATGAGTTCTAGTGGGAAGACCCTAATTTGTAGGAGACACCAACAAAATTTGCTAGTTTGAGCTCTAAAATGGAAGACCAGACTATTTGAAATCTATGGCAGCATTAAGTGATAATGGATTGGAGGTTCCCCTTGGCATTGAGTTTATAAACAATGGACAATTGAATGGAAAACCAAGAATACCCTTGGGAGGGTTTGTGATTCTTGAAGAGGGTGTCTAgataccacttccaatccttccaATGGGATGTAGTACATCAAATCCTAACCTTAGGCAACACTTTTGTAGGCACTAACTTGATAATATTTTGAAAAGACTCAAAATCCCAATTACTAACTTGATCATAAAAGACCACTAAAACATTTACTGAATGAAAAGAGATCCAATCTCAAAATCATTTTCTTTCCAAATAAACCATCATTTCCAAACCTTCCCTATACTTTCGACAACAATAATGCTTTGAATTTGCACTACCTCCTTCATGATGAGGATGGAGCGAAAGCCTAAACATTGGTAGGCTTACCTACCATAAGGAACTCCACAAGCAATGTAATGTGTAAAGAAAATTTTCCATCCTCATGATCTTCTAGGGCACAAATTTTCTATTTGGCACACAAGACCAACCCCAATTTATGAAAATGGGTAAGGCTCAAACCACGAGAGTCACATGAAAGGCAATAAATTTGGAAGGGAAAACAATCCTCGATTGGGTTATAGATGGAGATCTGCTACGGAAATACTCTTACCAGAAAGCTTCGCGAGATAACAAAATACTATGTCATCAATTCCCCATCTCACTCAAAATCTCAGAGCATTCTGTAGAGAAGGTTGCTGGAAGCAGGCGCAACACATTTTTCTGACTATCCTTAACACTTCTGTATATTCTTCTACATATTTTCATCTATTGCACGCCTTAATTGCCCACAAAACCTTTACAGAGGGTAAGCAAATCCACTCTCAAATCAATGACAGAGGATATATGTTTGTTGCAAACACATTTTGGCAAAGCAGACTTATTAACATGTATGACAAGTGCGGAAGTTTGGTGGATGCTCGCCAAGTTTTCAATCACATGATTAAACGAGATGTGTTCTCATGGAATATGATAATTGCAGGTTACCAAAGAAATGGAATTCCTCAGGAAGCATTCACACTGTTTCACCAAATGCAACGAACTGCGGTCCAACCGGATCATTTCACCTTCTCCACTCTTCTCCCTGTATGCACCAACGCATCGTCTCTTAAACATGGTTTGCAGATACATGGAGGAATCATCAGATGCGGATATCACTTTGACGTGATTGTGATgaataccctgatagacatgtatgcaaaaggTGGAAGAATGCAGAGGGTACTTGAACTGTTCGACAAAATGCCTAAACGAGACGTGGTTTCATTTATTGCAATTATTTATGGATTTACACAAAGTGGGCGAATTAAACAAGCCCTCGGAATATTTAGGCAAATGCAATTGACAGGGATAAAGCCAAACTCAGCAACCTTTGCCAGTATGGTCTCAGTGTGTGCTAAGATGGAAGCTTTGGATCAGGGTATGGAAATCCATCAAAAATTAATCGAAAATGGACTTTTGTCAAATATTGTTGCAGTAACTGCTCttgtagatatgtatgcaaaatgtggaagcatacagaAGGCACAAGgattgtttgatgaaatgcctCAACGAGATGCCACCTCATGGAACGTAATGATTGCAGGATACACGCATAATGGGCTCGTTGATGAAGCTTTGGCTATTTATAGGCAGGTACAAGTGGCTGGTGTAAAGCCAAACTCAACAACCTTTGCTAGCTTCCTCCCAGCATGTGCACAAGCagaagctttggaacagggtatggaaatCCATCAAAAAATAATGAAATACGGATTTCTGTCGACAGTTATAGTCGCAAATGCCCTcctagacatgtatgcaaaatgtcgaAGCATACAGAAAGCAACTCAGTTGTTCGACAAGATGCATCAACGAGATCGGGCCTCATGGAATGAGATAATTGTAGCGCATGCACAAAATGGACTCTTTAACAAATCCTTGGAGTTTTTTACACGAATGCAATTGGCAGAATGTCAGATTCGTCAACCTTTGCAAGCATCCTTACAGCTTGTACCAAACTTGGAGTTTTAGTACAAGGTATGCAAATCCACCAAAAAGTTATCAAAACTggatttttgtcagatgttgtCGTTGTGACTGCTCTGATAGATATCTATGCAAAATGTGGCAGCATACAGAAGGCACGCGAATTGTTTGACAATATGTCTAGTCGAGATGTGGCTTCATGGAATGCAataattgtaggatatgcacaaaatgggctTGTCGACAAAGCCTTGGATATTTTCAAGCAAATACAATTGGCAGGTTTAAAGCCAGATTCGGTAACCTTTGCCAGTGTCCTCCCAGCTTGTGCAAACATTGGAGCTTTAAAGCAAGGTATGGCAATccatcaaaaaataataaaaaacggGTTTTTTGAAGATGCAATCATGAattccctgatagacatgtatGCCAAATGTGCAAGTATACAGAAGGCACGTgtgttgtttgacaaaatgcctcaaaaaagTGTTATTTCATGGACAGCAATGATTGCAGGATGTGCAATGCATGGATATAGCAAGGATTCCCTCGAACTTTTTGAACTAATGAAGCACTCTGGAACTGACCCGAACCATGTAACCTTTCTTTGTATATTATTTGCATGTAGTCATGCAGGTCTAGTGGACAGCGCCTGTAAGTACTTCAATTGCATGAGTGATTCTTATTGTATAATGCCTACACCGGATCATTATGTATGTATGGTTGATCTCCTTGGCCGTGCTGGCTATCTTGAGCAAGCCTTAAACTTTATCATCAAAATACCATTGCAAAACGATGTAGATGTGTGGATGTGTTTGCTTGGCGCTTGTAGATCACATAAGAATATAGAGCTAGGAGAGTATGTAGCAACACTTCTATTTGAATTAGATCCTAAAAATGCTGCTCCTTATGTTCTTTGGTCCAACATTTATGCAGAAGCAGGCAGGTGGCGTGATGTTCATAAGGTAAGGAAATTGATGAAAGAGAGAGGAATTAGTTGCCCGGATGTAGTTGGATTGAAATCCACAAAATGGTACATGCTTTTTGTGTAGAAGACGGGTTAGACCTACGAAACGGAAGATGCATCTGAAGTTGGAAACATAGTCATGAGATAAGGCATCAACGTAAATTCAAGATAGCAGATTTGTGCTGAATGATGTGGAGGAGAAGAATATACTCCTCTGGGACCATAGTGAGAAGCTAGCAATTGCATTTGGATGTTAAACACGTCCTGTAGAACAAGTTTTAGAACTGTCAAGAACATCTAAGGTTGTTGCAAGAGAAATTGTTGTGAGAGATGATAACCATTCCATTATTTTAAACACAGGTGATGT contains these protein-coding regions:
- the LOC131052113 gene encoding putative pentatricopeptide repeat-containing protein At3g23330 isoform X2 gives rise to the protein MSSIPHLTQNLRAFCREGCWKQAQHIFLTILNTSVYSSTYFHLLHALIAHKTFTEGYQRNGIPQEAFTLFHQMQRTAVQPDHFTFSTLLPVCTNASSLKHGLQIHGGIIRCGYHFDVIVMNTLIDMYAKGGRMQRVLELFDKMPKRDVVSFIAIIYGFTQSGRIKQALGIFRQMQLTGIKPNSATFASMVSVCAKMEALDQGMEIHQKLIENGLLSNIVAVTALVDMYAKCGSIQKAQGLFDEMPQRDATSWNVMIAGYTHNGLVDEALAIYRQVQVAGVKPNSTTFASFLPACAQAEALEQGMEIHQKIMKYGFLSTVIVANALLDMYAKCRSIQKATQLFDKMHQRDRASWNEIIVAHAQNGLFNKSLEFFTRMQLAECQIRQPLQASLQLVPNLEF
- the LOC131052113 gene encoding pentatricopeptide repeat-containing protein At3g53360, mitochondrial-like isoform X1 yields the protein MSSIPHLTQNLRAFCREGCWKQAQHIFLTILNTSVYSSTYFHLLHALIAHKTFTEGKQIHSQINDRGYMFVANTFWQSRLINMYDKCGSLVDARQVFNHMIKRDVFSWNMIIAGYQRNGIPQEAFTLFHQMQRTAVQPDHFTFSTLLPVCTNASSLKHGLQIHGGIIRCGYHFDVIVMNTLIDMYAKGGRMQRVLELFDKMPKRDVVSFIAIIYGFTQSGRIKQALGIFRQMQLTGIKPNSATFASMVSVCAKMEALDQGMEIHQKLIENGLLSNIVAVTALVDMYAKCGSIQKAQGLFDEMPQRDATSWNVMIAGYTHNGLVDEALAIYRQVQVAGVKPNSTTFASFLPACAQAEALEQGMEIHQKIMKYGFLSTVIVANALLDMYAKCRSIQKATQLFDKMHQRDRASWNEIIVAHAQNGLFNKSLEFFTRMQLAECQIRQPLQASLQLVPNLEF
- the LOC131855854 gene encoding pentatricopeptide repeat-containing protein At2g13600-like, producing the protein MQIHQKVIKTGFLSDVVVVTALIDIYAKCGSIQKARELFDNMSSRDVASWNAIIVGYAQNGLVDKALDIFKQIQLAGLKPDSVTFASVLPACANIGALKQGMAIHQKIIKNGFFEDAIMNSLIDMYAKCASIQKARVLFDKMPQKSVISWTAMIAGCAMHGYSKDSLELFELMKHSGTDPNHVTFLCILFACSHAGLVDSACKYFNCMSDSYCIMPTPDHYVCMVDLLGRAGYLEQALNFIIKIPLQNDVDVWMCLLGACRSHKNIELGEYVATLLFELDPKNAAPYVLWSNIYAEAGRWRDVHKRVQWTQISRKSEILRLDICSSRLEFVLAVADHFDPNTRQVKDVDRNVIMTLDSVFLNSVFRGSPVEEVADISQESAQESYEKNEVKCKKVVNTVYLSASRHSTTS